A single region of the Thunnus maccoyii chromosome 10, fThuMac1.1, whole genome shotgun sequence genome encodes:
- the LOC121906230 gene encoding nuclear factor of activated T-cells, cytoplasmic 1-like isoform X5 yields the protein MQDTFCLSVNSKFSFGAAAGKERALQFLTSLAAEMKSAEEDAYSYTPNVSLSLPLGMGNPCLATQYHTLQSSPIISVSSCHQTGYSLQNDNHAASGYYLPHGLRPNGAPALESPRIEITAYSQYPEDEVEESNSEDHIIKRGVNSIVTLTLPNQDGYRDPSCLSPASSISSRSCNSEASSYESSFYNYDNSPQNSPWQSPCVSPRGSSSLLSCPHASGPAASPHHSPSTSPQIGAVAEEGWPAQPRGSRPNSPSCSGGGGGNGGGGGMGKRKYSFNGAPYRQTSCSPNQSPTPSPHGSPRVSVTDENWLANANQYTNSAIVAAINALTTDGVVDMGEGIPIKTRKTMVDHSPSMSLKVEPGGEDLCVEEELCHEDYPSRLALKKENYCGGFLDVPQHPYSWSKPKPYLSPSLPALDWQLPSCSGPYSLQIELQPKSHHRAHYETEGSRGAVKASSGGHPIVQLYGYMESEPLTLQLFIGTADDRLLRPHAFYQVHRITGKTVSTASHEVMQSNTKLLEIPLLPENNMRAIIDCAGILKLRNSDIELRKGETDIGRKNTRVRLVFRVHINQPNGRTVSLQASSNPIECSQRSAQELPLVEKQSVDSYPASGGKMMLLSGLNFLPDSKVMFVEKAQDGHHLWETEAKVDKDSVKSSSLVVEIPRYRNQRISSPVQVNFYVCNGKRKRSQYQRFTYLPPNVGCSL from the exons ATGCAGGATACCTTCTGTTTGAGCGTCAATTCCAAGTTCAGCTTTGGAGCAGCAGCCGGTAAGGAGCGGGCACTCCAGTTTCTCACCTCTCTCGCCGCCGAAATGAAGTCTGCAGAAGAAG atgcATACAGCTACACACCAAATGTCAGCCTGTCCCTTCCACTGGGCATGGGAAACCCTTGTCTGGCCACCCAGTACCACACCTTACAGTCCAGTCCTATCATCTCAGTTTCTTCTTGCCACCAGACAGGCTATagcctccaaaatgacaacCATGCAGCATCAGGCTATTACCTGCCCCACGGCCTGAGACCCAACGGGGCTCCAGCCTTAGAAAGCCCCCGTATTGAGATCACTGCCTACAGCCAGTATCCTGAAGATGAGGTAGAAGAGAGCAACAGTGAGGACCACATCATCAAACGAGGCGTGAACTCCATTGTGACGCTGACACTGCCCAATCAAGACGGCTACCGTGATCCCAGCTGCCTCAGCCCTGCGAGTAGCATTTCCTCACGCAGCTGTAACTCTGAAGCGTCCTCCTACGAGTCCAGCTTCTACAACTATGACAACTCCCCACAGAACTCCCCTTGGCAGTCGCCCTGCGTTTCTCCCCGAGGCTCTTCCTCACTCTTGTCCTGCCCACATGCCAGTGGCCCTGCAGCCTCCCCTCACCATTCGCCCTCCACCTCCCCTCAGATAGGAGCTGTTGCCGAAGAAGGCTGGCCAGCTCAACCTCGTGGCTCCAGGCCAAATTCCCCCTCCTGCAGCGGGGGCGGTGGAGGCAACGGCGGCGGAGGCGGCATGGGGAAGAGAAAGTACAGTTTCAATGGCGCCCCCTACCGTCAGACATCCTGCTCACCCAACCAGTCTCCCACCCCATCCCCACATGGCTCCCCCAGGGTTAGCGTCACAGATGAGAACTGGCTCGCCAATGCCAACCAGTACACCAACTCTGCCATTGTGGCCGCCATCAATGCTCTAACCACAGACGGAGTGGTAGATATGGGAGAGGGAATCCCAATCAAGACACGTAAGACCATGGTGGACCATTCACCCTCCATGAGCCTCAAGGTGGAACCTGGCGGTGAGGACCTGTGTGTCGAGGAGGAGCTCTGCCATGAGGACTATCCCTCCCGCCTAGCCCTCAAGAAGGAAAACTACTGTGGAGGGTTCCTGGATGTGCCCCAGCATCCGTACTCCTGGTCTAAACCCAAGCCTTACCTCAG CCCGTCTCTGCCAGCTCTCGACTGGCAGCTTCCATCCTGTTCCGGACCGTACAGCCTACAGATTGAGTTGCAGCCAAAATCCCACCACAGGGCCCACTATGAGACTGAAGGCAGCCGAGGGGCAGTGAAGGCCTCGTCTGGAGGACACCCCATAGTACAG CTTTATGGCTACATGGAAAGCGAGCCGCTCACCCTGCAGCTGTTCATAGGGACCGCAGACGACCGCCTCCTGCGACCACATGCCTTCTACCAGGTCCACCGCATCACCGGCAAAACCGTCTCCACCGCCAGCCATGAAGTCATGCAATCCAACACCAAACTTCTGGAGATCCCTCTGCTGCCTGAAAACAACATGAGAGCCAT AATTGATTGTGCAGGGATCCTGAAGCTGCGCAACTCAGACATTGAGCTTCGCAAAGGGGAAACAGACATCGGACGTAAAAACACACGTGTGAGGTTGGTGTTTCGGGTGCACATCAATCAGCCCAACGGCAGGACAGTATCCCTACAGGCTTCCTCCAATCCCATTGAATGTT CCCAGCGCTCAGCTCAGGAGCTTCCCTTGGTGGAGAAGCAGAGTGTGGACAGTTACCCTGCCAGCGGAGGCAAAATGATGCTCCTGAGCGGTCTCAATTTCCTCCCTGACTCCAAGGTGATGTTCGTGGAGAAGGCCCAGG